In Mucilaginibacter sp. KACC 22063, the genomic stretch ATCAGGTGTTTTATAAGCTTGATCTTCAAATAATTGCACTACTGTTTTTAAAGGGTATTGCCGATCTGTAACATTCCAGCCGTTTATAATCTTATCGTATTCATCAGTGTCAGGTAATGATATTTTTTTATGCGCTTTGCCGGGGTTATCCATTATCTGCCGGATAATCCGATTTATGGTGTTCAACAAATACTTTGCCCTGCTTTCAGTTAAATAAGCTGCATCATAAACCAGTCGTATCACCAACGCACCCTGTTGCTCAAAAACAATCAGGCCTAACGGATAGTCTAATTTATCGGCCATATCCCATGCCGTGGCTGTTATTGAGGAGCTGTTTTCTACAGGTTCGAGGTAATTTTCATAAACGAACAATGTTTGAAACAGCCGCTCGCCGTTTTTTTGAATTTTGGCGAGGTCGGCAAAGCTATGGGTGTTCAACTCCATTATTTTTTGCTGAACGTGCTGCAATTGCTCCCTTATATTCAGGTCATTTTCCCAATCTATAACTAAGGGCAAGGTATTGATATATAAGCCTACGCTATCTTCAATGCCTTCAATCGGCAAGTCACGTCCAGATACTGTAGTTCCTGCAATACTTACCTGTGCAGAACTATAAACCTGTAATAATTTATGCCATGCAAATTGCAAAAGCACGTTAATGGTTATACCTTCCTGTTGACTGAAGGATTTAAGATCAGCATGCTTTTCGCTGTTGATTATGTGGTTTTGTACGGCCTGGCTCTCTACGCGCCTGTAATTTTCAGTGTGGAGCGGCTTACTTAATAACGAATTGATATTATTGGCTGGTTTAGGTGCCGCGAAAGCATCGTCCCAGTATTTCTGTACAGTGTTTTTATGTACGGCAATATATTCCCTGGCGGCAATGTAAGCAGTATCTTCTTTTACCTCAATAATTTTATTTCCGGTAAGCGCCTGGTAATATCTATGCAGGCTGGCCAGCAATATTGACTCGCTCCAACCATCGGTTATGGCATGATGCTCGGTTTTAATTATGGTGAAATGATCCTCAGCTTGTTTAATAATGGTTAGCCTTAAGAGACCAGGAACGGTAAGATCAAAACCGGTTTTCAGGTCTTCAGACTGAAAGACAGCTATTGCTTGGTGTTTTCCCTCCTGAGTGGTCAGTTGGCTTAGGTCGTGTAGTCGATAATTCAGCTTACCATTACTGTAAATAACCTGTACAACTTCCTCTTCCCAGTTAAAAGCAGTTCGCAAAATAGGATACTGGGCTATGCAATATGCCCATGCTTGTAAGTATTTTTCGATGTCGATAGGTTGATGATAATCAAATATGGCCTGCATACGGTAGGTGTCGTCACCCGGCTGATTCAAAGCATGATAAATAAACCCCTGCTGTAGACTGGAAGCAGGATAGATAAATGCTATTTGATTTTGATCATGCCGGGCATCGTCTGCCAGTCTGTCTAACAAAGACTGACTGATTTTTACGGCCCTAAAATCGCTTGGAGTAAAGTTGTTTTGCAACGCGTTTGTGCAATGGGATATAATTAGTTTTAAATGGTACTCAAAGCTATCGGTTAATAGTTTTGTCACAGCTGCGCCTAAACGCGTTTCTATAATAAACTTTAATCTACCTGCGTTAACCATTCCGTCGACGGATATCAGGTTATTTTCATTGTTTTCAGGATGAACATTATCGCCACTATTATCATCAATTATTTTCCAGTCACTGGCTGGGCCATCAAATTGTCCCAGGTAGTTAAAGCTGGTGCGCGGCAGGTGACTTTGAGTAAAAGAGGTTTGTTCACATGTTGCCAATGCTCCGAAACCTATGCCTTTGTTAGGGACCTTGCGCAGGCTTTCTTTAATAAGTTGTATGCTTTCTTTCAGGGATCCTTTCAGCTCGATCTTAACGGGGAACATGGTGGTAAACCAACCCACTGTACGGCTCAGATCTATGGAAGGATCAATCTCTTCCCTTCCATGCCCCTCCAGCGTTATTATCTGGGTATCTGAATGATTAATGTCTTTAAGCGCATAGGCCAAAGCAGTCAGCAGCAGGTCGTTGATTTCAGTATGGTAGGCGGCCGGTGCGTTCTGCAACAGAGAACTAGTTAATGCCTCACTTAATTCAAAGCGGCTAACGGTTGGTTTAAACAGAGGCTCCTGCTGATAAGCAGGCATGCCCTTAAGTTGGTTTTGCCAAAAGGCAGGTTCATCCGGGTGCTGCAAGGCATATTTTTTAACACAGGTTACCCATTGCCTGTAGCTGCTGCTTTTTGGCGGCAATGGTACCCCTTGATAAAGCGCTTTAAGATCATCCGCTACTATCCGCCAGCTCACACTGTCGATGACCATGTGGTGTGCCGCCATAAATATGCGGGCGCTGCCATCACTGTAACCATGCAGGTAACCGAACTGGAATAAGGGTCCATGCTCCAGATCGAAGTTACTTTGCCAGTCAGTCAATGTCTGCTGTATTCCGGCAGCAGTGAGAGTGCTTACATTCAGCGTTTTTAAAACAGGTACATCAATTCTTTGCTGATAACGCTGCCTCCACTGAAGTTGGTTTGATAGCCTGCTATAAGCAATCCTGAATACATCGTGGCGGTCAATCAGCTCATGAATGATACTTTGCAAACGATAAGTATGCAGTTCTGGCACTTTTATTAAAAAGCTTTGGTTCCAATGTCCCGGTTTGGTTATTGATTCTCCAACATGCGACAGGAACCATTGCTGGATGGGCAGGAAGTCCAACTCGCCGGTCAAAATTCCCTGTTCGGCATCAATAATGGTTTCTGAGGAGTTGATCTGGAGATGAGCAGCCAGCTCAGCAATGGTTTTATGCTCGAAAATATCTTTCACCTTGCAAGGATACCCGGCCTGCCTGATGCGGCCGGCTACCTGTATACTTAAAATAGAATCGCCGCCCAGCCTGAAAAAGTTATCAGTGATGCTGATGTTGTCCATACCGAATAGCAGCTCCCATATTTTGCATATTTCCTTTTCTGTTTCGGTAACAGGCGCCACACGTTCTGTTTCAGCAAGGTTAAAATCAGGGTCAGGCAGGGCGCGTTTATCCAGCTTGCCGTTAACCGTTAACGGGAACGACTCCATCGCTACGTATGTTGCCGGAACCATATAAGATGGAAGAACTTTTGACAGCTTGTTTTGCAGGGCAGATGAGTTTATATCGGCCTTGCCACTATTTACTACATAATAACATACCAGGTATTTGGCCGTTACTGCATCAGTAATCTTCTCACGGGCTAACACACAAGCTTGTTCTATTCCTTCAATAGCTAAAACTGCCCGTGTTATTTCGGCAGGCTCAATACGGTACCCATTTATTTTTACCTGGTCATCGTTACGGCCAATGTATTGCAGGTTACCGTCAGGCAGCCAGCGTACCATATCGCCAGTTTTATATAATCGATTGTAACCACTTTCTTTATCCGCATCAGTAGCAAATGGATTTAAAATGAAGCGTTCTGCAGTAAGTCCGGGCTGGTTCAAATACCCTCTTGCCACGCCAATGCCGCCCAGGTAAAGTTCCCCTGTAACTCCAACCGGAACCACATTTTGGTGGGTATCTAAAACATAAGCCCGCGTATTATCAATAGGTTTGCCAATATGTACCGGGTCTTGACTGTTTATTTCTGTAAGGGTTGATACTATCGTCGCTTCTGTAGGTCCATAAGTGTTATATATCTTGGCGCTGGATGTAATTTGTTGATACGGCTCCCCGCCTAAAATAATATATTTCAGATGTGCCGACTGGCTAAGGCTAATCGCTTTCAGGTAGCTCGGCGTTGTATTTACAACTGTTATCAATTCTTTCTTCAGGTAATTGCGGATGAAATCATTATCTAACAACGAGCTGGGGTCAACAATGTGCAGTGTGCCACCGCTTAGCAGCGACATGTAAATACATTCTGCGGCGGCATCAAAAATGATCCCTGCGGTTAAGAGTGATTGATCAGAGGGCGTTAAAGGTATGGCCCTTAATTGTGATAAAATTTCATTTGTAACAGACCGATGCTCTACCATAACCCCCTTAGGCTTGCCGGTTGTACCCGATGTATAGATAACATAAGCAAGGTCTGCCGATGTGCAATTTTGTATAAGATTATTGATGTTGTTTTTTTTATAAAACGGCTCGTCCGGGTCAATGAAGATTATTCTGCCTTCTGGAAATATCAATTTTCCCTGCTCTTCCAAATATCTTTGCGATAGTATCAGCGCAGCTTGGGTATCATTCAGCAGCCATGCCACACGTTCTGCAGGATAGTCCGGATCGACAGGCACGTAAGCAGCGCCTGCTTTTAAAATGGCTAACATGCCTATTACTGTCTCCAGGCTTTTATTGGTGAATAATGCAACGAGTGTATCAGGGCTAAGCGGCTTTCCTTCCTTTTGGTTAAACCGCTTTCTTATCTCCAAAGCGAGTTGGTTGCTTCTGTTATTTAGTTCCCGGTAGCTTAGTGTTGTGCCTTTGTAAACCAGCGCCGTATTTTCCGGGGTAATCATCGCCTGTACTTCAAAAAGTTCATGAAGAGTTTTTTCCTTTGGATAAGGTCTGTCTGTCATGTTCCACTCATAAACTATTTGTCGATAAGCTTTTGGGGTAATCAGGTGTAGCCTGTTGTGCTTTTTTTCGGGATTGGTTATTACCTGTTTAAGCAGGTAAGCCAGCGTTTCTGTATGCCCTATGGCTTTATCGCTGTCCAAATAATTGGCATCATACTGTAACTTAAAAACAACTCTTTTTTTATCTTCAAAAGCCAGGATGCCTAAAGGATAATCTACTTTATCAATATCATTGCGAATCGTAGTTTTCAGGCCAACCGGCTCATCTGCGGGTTCAGGATAGTTTTCAAACACAAATAAACTATGAAACAGCCGCTCGCCGTTTTTTTGAATTTTGGCGAGGTCGGCAAAGCTATGGGTGCTCAGCTCCATTATATTCTGCTGAACCTGTTGCAATTGCTGTTTAATGCTTAATTCATTATCCCAGTCAATTGCTAATGGCAATGTATTTACATACAGACCTACGCTATCTTCAATGCCTTCAATCGGCAGATCGCGCCCGGATACCGTTGTTCCAACTATCGTTGTTCGTTTCGAGCTGTAAACCTGCAACAATTTATGCCATGCAAACTGCAGTACCGCATTAACAGTAATTCCTTCCTGCCGGCAGAATGACTTCAGCCGGTCGTAAAAATCGCCGTTTATCTCGTATTGCTGTTCCTCCGGGTTTTCCATGCGCCGATAACTATTTGCATCAAA encodes the following:
- a CDS encoding non-ribosomal peptide synthetase, yielding MSNEIKYIYPATSLQQGFIYHALSQPDDDAYRMQILYDYYQALDVEKYIRAWEYCIARYPILRTAFNWEEDVIQVIYSNGKLNYRLHDLSQLATQEEKDQAIDFIQTEDRKVGFDLTNPTLLRIHIIKQAENYYTVLKSEHHAITDGWSEPVLLASLHRYYQAVIENREVCIDEDVAYILAQEYIAENKQATQEYWSNHFIAEETANDINSLLSKLFDANSYRRMENPEEQQYEINGDFYDRLKSFCRQEGITVNAVLQFAWHKLLQVYSSKRTTIVGTTVSGRDLPIEGIEDSVGLYVNTLPLAIDWDNELSIKQQLQQVQQNIMELSTHSFADLAKIQKNGERLFHSLFVFENYPEPADEPVGLKTTIRNDIDKVDYPLGILAFEDKKRVVFKLQYDANYLDSDKAIGHTETLAYLLKQVITNPEKKHNRLHLITPKAYRQIVYEWNMTDRPYPKEKTLHELFEVQAMITPENTALVYKGTTLSYRELNNRSNQLALEIRKRFNQKEGKPLSPDTLVALFTNKSLETVIGMLAILKAGAAYVPVDPDYPAERVAWLLNDTQAALILSQRYLEEQGKLIFPEGRIIFIDPDEPFYKKNNINNLIQNCTSADLAYVIYTSGTTGKPKGVMVEHRSVTNEILSQLRAIPLTPSDQSLLTAGIIFDAAAECIYMSLLSGGTLHIVDPSSLLDNDFIRNYLKKELITVVNTTPSYLKAISLSQSAHLKYIILGGEPYQQITSSAKIYNTYGPTEATIVSTLTEINSQDPVHIGKPIDNTRAYVLDTHQNVVPVGVTGELYLGGIGVARGYLNQPGLTAERFILNPFATDADKESGYNRLYKTGDMVRWLPDGNLQYIGRNDDQVKINGYRIEPAEITRAVLAIEGIEQACVLAREKITDAVTAKYLVCYYVVNSGKADINSSALQNKLSKVLPSYMVPATYVAMESFPLTVNGKLDKRALPDPDFNLAETERVAPVTETEKEICKIWELLFGMDNISITDNFFRLGGDSILSIQVAGRIRQAGYPCKVKDIFEHKTIAELAAHLQINSSETIIDAEQGILTGELDFLPIQQWFLSHVGESITKPGHWNQSFLIKVPELHTYRLQSIIHELIDRHDVFRIAYSRLSNQLQWRQRYQQRIDVPVLKTLNVSTLTAAGIQQTLTDWQSNFDLEHGPLFQFGYLHGYSDGSARIFMAAHHMVIDSVSWRIVADDLKALYQGVPLPPKSSSYRQWVTCVKKYALQHPDEPAFWQNQLKGMPAYQQEPLFKPTVSRFELSEALTSSLLQNAPAAYHTEINDLLLTALAYALKDINHSDTQIITLEGHGREEIDPSIDLSRTVGWFTTMFPVKIELKGSLKESIQLIKESLRKVPNKGIGFGALATCEQTSFTQSHLPRTSFNYLGQFDGPASDWKIIDDNSGDNVHPENNENNLISVDGMVNAGRLKFIIETRLGAAVTKLLTDSFEYHLKLIISHCTNALQNNFTPSDFRAVKISQSLLDRLADDARHDQNQIAFIYPASSLQQGFIYHALNQPGDDTYRMQAIFDYHQPIDIEKYLQAWAYCIAQYPILRTAFNWEEEVVQVIYSNGKLNYRLHDLSQLTTQEGKHQAIAVFQSEDLKTGFDLTVPGLLRLTIIKQAEDHFTIIKTEHHAITDGWSESILLASLHRYYQALTGNKIIEVKEDTAYIAAREYIAVHKNTVQKYWDDAFAAPKPANNINSLLSKPLHTENYRRVESQAVQNHIINSEKHADLKSFSQQEGITINVLLQFAWHKLLQVYSSAQVSIAGTTVSGRDLPIEGIEDSVGLYINTLPLVIDWENDLNIREQLQHVQQKIMELNTHSFADLAKIQKNGERLFQTLFVYENYLEPVENSSSITATAWDMADKLDYPLGLIVFEQQGALVIRLVYDAAYLTESRAKYLLNTINRIIRQIMDNPGKAHKKISLPDTDEYDKIINGWNVTDRQYPLKTVVQLFEDQAYKTPDSIALIYTGQQLTYEELNNKSNQLALYIRAQYLQDVGRELTRDILVALYLDRGPEMVIAILAVLKAGGAYVPIEINYPRERVEYILNDGNIKLVISNRLLAGQMDFSARSFIFADLAESLYLTGLKTNLPAFNGPQDLACVIYTSGTTGKPKGVMLTHASLTNRILYMIERSGIDAEDHYLFKTNYVFDVSITDIFTHLCAGAKLQVTKEVFDLAELNNLLEISGVTSLHLVPSQYELLADAINASNIIKVYFSGEAITPKIITRVNKNIRILNYYGPTETGEITVYEPKNENDFATIGKLFPNSRHYVLGQGDIPVPIGVIGELFIGGISLALGYLNRHALTDERFIDNPFATKRDRELGYNKLYKTGDLVRWLSDGNLEYVGRNDDQVKIRGHRVELGEIEQVLAQADGLKQSCVLAKERKTGNSITKYLVAYYVPHSDNHSLNENVLGKYLRQLLPAYMVPDMFVEMTHMPLTPNGKLDKQSLPEPDFNTLNSQFILPTTELEAGICRIWQEVLGAERVGIQDDFFRIGGNSILAIQAAHRMSKLLGYELKVGDIFRYKTPEQILSSPVNEIIHDEITGKEFEI